The Chitinophaga caeni genome segment TTTCGGTTACCGTTCCGGTTTAACCGGCAATATTCAGCGCCCGGATTTGAAAGGCTTGCTGGATCGCCGTTCCCGGCTTATGATGCCGGAACAGGCCGAGTTTGCTTTCATGGCAACCCGTGAAGCGCTGGCCAATGCCCGGATGGATCAAGATTATATCGATGCCCGCGAAGTGGGTATATTATATGGAAATGATAGCTCCGCTAAACCCGTGGTGGAAGCCACGGATATTATGCGTGAGAAGAAAGATACCATGATGGTAGGTTCCGGTTCCGTGTTCCAGACGATGAACTCTACCGTTAACATGAACTTGGCCACTATTTTTAAATTGAAGGGGGTCAATTTCAGTGTAAGCGCTGCCTGTGCCAGTGGTTCCCATGCCATCGGCTTGGGTTATATGTTTATCAAGAACGGCATGCAAGATACCGTGATCTGCGGCGGGGCCCAGGAAGTAAATATTTACTCGATGGGCAATTTTGACGCCATCGCGGCATTCTCAACCCGTGAAAGTGAGCCGACCAAGGCTTCCAGGCCATTTGATCGCGATCGCGACGGCCTCGTACCTAGCGGCGGTGCTGCCACGGTGATCCTCGAAAGCTTGGATAGCGCGTTGAAACGCGGCGCCCCCATTATCGGGGAAGTGCTGGGGTATGGATATTCTTCCAACGGAAGCCATATTTCTAATCCGAGCGTAGATGGCCCGGTACGGTCCTTGAACATCGCTTTGCAGGATTCGGGTTTATCGGCCAAGGAAATCGAGTACATCAACGCACACGCTACTTCTACTCCCGCCGGGGATGCCAGCGAGGCTAGGGCGTTGCATGAAGTATTCGGCAGCTCGCATCCGCCGATCAGCTCTACCAAGTCTATGACGGGGCATGAATGTTGGATGGCAGGGGCTAGTGAAATCGTTTATTCTTGCCTGATGATGCAAAATGGCTTCATGGCGCCGAATATTAACTTTGAGAACCCCGATGACGATTCTGCCAAACTGAACTTGATAACATCAGCTATTCAAAAAGATTTTAATGTATTTCTCTCTAATTCATTTGGTTTTGGAGGAACAAATTCATCTTTAATCGTTAGAAAGTGGCATTAAAACAATTCTTATTAATTTTGTGCCTCGTGCAGTGAACAGCGGAGCGGTAATAAGAATTGGGAACTATTTAATCAACCTATATACCTGGAACACAAAAAAGAATATGGAAATAACAGAAATTATCAACAAGACCAATGCTTTCTTGATCGAAGAGTTTGAAGTAGCCCCGGGAAGCATTACGCCTGAAGCCGATTTGAAATCGACCTTGGGATTGGATAGTTTGGACTATATAGACCTGGTAGTTGCTATTGAGGCAAACTTCGGATTTAAAGTAAAACCGGAAGATTTTCAAGGTATTGCTAGCTTCCAAGATTTTTATAATTACGTGATCGAACGTTTGAAACAAAAAGAGTTGGTATAATGCCGTCGTGGCAAGGGAAATCCAAGGGAAATAAGTTAGGCTACAGGATATTTATCGAGTTGCTCAGGTGGGGAGGTGTCGTGCCTGCATACATCTTGTTGCGCTTCGTAGCTGCTTATTATTTCTTGTTTTCGTGGGATTCATCTAAGGCGATATGGCAGTATTTCCGCCAACATTTACATTATAGCCGTTGGAAATCATGCTGGAGCTTATACCGTAATTACTACGTGTTCGGGCAAACGCTGATCGATAAAATAGTAATGATGGCAGGCATCCCCAACAAATTCACTTTCGATTTTGATGGGGAACCGTTTTTAAGGGATATCGTTCAACAAAAAAAGGGGGGGATTTTACTGAGCGCCCACCTCGGGAATTGGGAAGTTGCCGGGCATCTATTCACCCGCCTGGAAACCCCTATTAACATCGTGATGTTTGATGGTGAACATGAAAGGATCAAGAGCTACTTGTCTAGCGTCACCGGTGAAAGGGTGGTAAAGGTAATCCTGCTGAAAGATGATCTCTCCCATATTTACGAGATCAACGATGCTTTGAGTAAAAACGAATTGGTATGTATGCACGCCGACCGTTTTTTGAAAGGAAACAAATCGGTCAAAGTACCTTTTTTGGGTAAAGCAGCTCAATTCCCATTGGGGCCTTTTCAATTAGCAGTCACATTTAGAGTGCCTGTTTCTTACGTTTTTGCATTTAAAGAGTCGAGTCGCCATTATCATTTATTTGCAACGCGCCCGAATATTTACAATGGTAAACAAGATATTCCGAAAGCCGTGAACGATTTTGTTCATGTGATGGAAGAAAAGGTCTTGAAATACCCTTTGCAATGGTTTAACTATTACGATTTTTGGTCCGAAGATTAATTGCCATTTTATATAAATATCCACAACAATACTAGCATGCTCGTACAGAAAGAACAAATCACCGATTATATCCCGCAAAGGCCGCCCATGGTGATGATCGATACAATTTTGAAAGCGGATGAGAACATTTTACGTACGGGGTTTTATATTGAACCCGGCAATGTATTCGTGGAAAACGGATCGTTAATGCCGCCGGGATTGATGGAAAATATTGCTCAAACGGCAGCAGCTAGGGTAGGCTATATAGCGAAACAGAAAAATGAACCTGTACCCCTGGGTTTTATTGGCGCCGTGAAAGACTTAGAAATATTGCAATTGCCCAAGATGGAGACCGCGATTGAAACGGAAATCGTTATCGAACATGAAGTATTCAATGCAACGGTGGTTACCGGGAAGGTTTGGCAAGATGGTCAAGTGATGGCGCAATGCGAGATGAAAATATTTGTCCCCAAAAAATAAAACATATAAATCATGAAAAAACTATTTGTTTGCCTCGCAACTTTATTTTGCGCATTCAGCGCCACTAATTCCCAAGCCCAGGATGTAAAAGGTTTCTTCGAACCCGGTGCGAAAATCTTCTGGATCGGTGTCGATTATTCACAGGCTAAGTTGATTAATGATGGAACGAGGAACGCTGATGATTTTGTTGATAAATATTTTCAACAGATCAACGAGTTAGTGATTAATGAACCTAAAAATTATAAAGTTATTGAAGCCTTCGGCCAATCTGAACTTGATGCGGATCTTTCTTATGTTAATAAAGTGAATGCAAAAGCGGATCCTGCTAAACTACATTCTTCCAACCTTAAGGATTACAGCAGGTTTACTGAAGCTGATATTCAGAAAGCTGTCAAAGAGTTTAATTTTAACGGAAAAAAGGGATATGGAGTCGTATTCATAGTCGAAGCCATGAATAAAACAGGGAAGAAAACATCGGTATGGGTAACGGGAGTAGATATGGGAAGCAAAAAAGTACTTTTTACTGAACGGATGCTCGGAGATGCAAGGGGATTTGGAAATAGGAATTATTGGGCAGGATCGATCGCTGATATCTTGAAAGACATCAACAAGAAACAATTCAAAGCTTGGCGCAGCAAATACGGCAGCTAGGCTCATTAACAAGTAAAAAATGTAGGAAAAATATTCATGCAAGCAGGAGATTTATTGAGCGAAAGAACAGAAGTTGTCATCAGGTTTAATGAAGCAGATCCCTTGGGTATCGTTTGGCACGGTAACTATATACGGTATTTTGAAGATGGCCGCGAGGCTTTCGGTAAAAAATACGGGATCGGTTACCTCGATATTTTCGGTGCCGGGCTTACAACACCGGTAGTGCATGTTTCATGCGATTTCAAAAAATCGGTTAAATATGGTGATACGATCATCGTTGAAACCCGTTTTATCAACTCTCCTGCTGCTAAATTGATCTTCGAATACACGATTTACAACCGCGATAACATGGAAGTGGTGGCTAAAGGTAAAAGTATTCAAGTATTCTTAGACAAGGATACCGCTGCATTGCAATTGATCAATCCCCCTTATTATTCATCATGGAAAAAAAAGTGGGGACAACCCTGAGCCTATCGAAATGAATCCCGGTGTATTCGTCATAGCAGATCAAATCATTGCCCCGTTAGGTTTCACGACCGGGGAGAACTTCTCCTCCTTGTTGAGCGGAAGGAGCGGTGTAAGCGCGCAGGTGGCGCCCAGTGTATCTGAACTACCCTTTTATGCATCTTTGATGCCTCCCGATTGGGAATCTTCTTTACCCGTTTTTCCTCCCGGTATTTCTACGAAATTTGAAAAAATGGTGTTTGCTTCCGTGAACGGTGTATTGCAATCATCGCAAATGGATCCAGCTGATCCAAGATTGGGCTTTATCTTATCAACAACCAAGGGCAATATAGAATTACTCGAACAAGGCAAAGTTCAATCGCCCGGTGATCTGCAACTGTTTCCTCTTGCTGCCAAATTGGCTAAGACTTTAGGATTTACTAATACGCCGCTAGTAATTAGTAACGCTTGTATTTCCGGGTTATTAGCTATTTTGATCGGTAAGAGGATGATTGCATCCGGCAAGTATGATCGCGTGATTGTTTGCGGGGCGGATGTTGTAACGAAGTTCGTATTAAGCGGTTTTCAATCATTCCAGGCGGTGAGCGACACTATTTGCCGGCCATTTGATAAAGATAGGAATGGCATTAACCTTGGTGAAGCGGCTGCAACCGTGTTGTTATCCGGCGAGCCAAGCTCATCAAGCGCGAATTTTTCTGTACTGGGTGGAGCCTCCAGTAATGATGCCAACCATATTTCTGGTCCTTCCAGGACCGGGGAAGAGTTGGCGATCGCGATCAAAAAGGCAATGGGGCAAAGCATGTTGAGCAGGGATGACCTGGACTTTGTTTCAGCACATGGTACTGCAACCCCGTATAACGATGAAATGGAAGCGAAAGCTTTTCAATTGGCTGGCCTCAACCATTTGCCTACCAACAGCCTGAAAGGGTATTACGGTCATACTTTAGGAGCTGCCGGTTTATTGGAAGCCATTATCGGGATGAGATCATTGGAGCATGGTATAGTACTGCCAACCTTGGGTTTTTCTGAAGCCGGGCTACCGGTTCCATTATCAGTAACGGATCAATTGTTGAAAATACCTGGCCGGTATTTTCTTAAAACTACCGCCGGTTTCGGTGGCTGCAATGCGGCTATGGTCTTCGGTAAATACGCTTAAAATTCATCGACATAAAATATTCACCTTCTCATCTATAAAACATCAGCATGGAATTTTTTAACAAGGAAACAAAAACAGCGTTGCAGGCCAAGGAAGCCGCATTATGGATCGCGTTCGCTCCCGTTGTATTCCAAGCCGCCCGCGCCTTGAGGGATTTCGGAATCCTGAAAGCAATCGGGGACAGTGATGACGGACTTACCATAGAACAAATTATACAGCAAGTGAACTTGTCACGCTACGCGGTAAGGGTTTTGTTGGAAGCAGGACTGGGCATGGAATTGCTGATTGTAAACGATAAGAAGTACAAGGTTACCAAAACGGGACATTTTATCCAGCATGATACGCTTACCCGCATCAATATGGATTTTAGCCAGGATATCTGTTACAAGGGTATGTTCCACTTGCAGGAAAGCTTGCAGGAAGGGAAACCTGCCGGGTTGAAAGAACTCGGTCCTTGGAATACTATTTATGAGGGACTATCCATCTTGCCGGGCACGGCAAAGGAAAGTTGGTTCAACTTTGACCATTACTATTCCGACCTGGCTTTTCCAACCGTTTTGCCAACCGTGTTTAAACATAAGCCGAAAAATTTGCTGGATATCGGCGGCAACACGGGAAAATGGTCATTGACCTGTGTTAATTACGATCCCGATGTGAAAGTAACCATCATGGATCTGCCGGGACAAATCGGCCTGGCTACCAAGAACATTGAAGAAAAGGGGATGGCGGATCGCGTAGATTTTTATCCTACGAATATCCTCGATGAATCATTGCCTTTCCCCAAAGATTTTGATGCCATCTGGATGAGCCAGTTTTTAGATTGTTTCTCCGAAGCTGAAATTATTTCCATATTAAAACGTTGCCGGGAAGCCTTGAGCGATAACGGTTTCGTCTTTATCCTGGAGCCATTCTGGAACCGCCAGGTGTTTAAATCTGCCGCTTTCTGCTTGCAGCAAACATCCTTGTATTTTACAGCTATGGCTAATGGAAACAGCCAAATGTATCATACGGATGATTTCTTTGCCTGCATCCGGGAAGCCGGTTTGGAAATCGTGGAAGAAGATGATTCGGCAGGGATGAATTACACCCTATTGAAATGTAAAAAAGCTTAACCGAATTAAACGCCCGAATATGCAAATCGAACACGTTGATGTATTAGTGATCGGGGCAGGACCTTCCGGTTCTGTAGCGGCCGCTATTTTACGCAAGGCCGGTCTGGATGTAAGGATCGTTGAAAAAATGAAATTCCCCCGTTTCGTGATCGGGGAGAGTTTGTTGCCGCGTTGCATGGAAGCGTTGGATGATGCGGGGCTGATCAACGCCATTGAATCGAAAAGTTTTCAAAAGAAATACGGCGCCAAGTTCGTGAAAAACGGCGCTGTTTGCGATTTTACTTTTAAAGAACAACATACTACCGGTTGGACCTACACCTGGCAAGTGCAGCGGGCCGATTTTGATAAAACCCTGGCTGATGCCACCGAACAAATGGGTGTCAAAATCGATTATGAAACCACCGTTACTCATATAGAATTTAACGGCTCCGATTCGGTTACCACGGTTGTGGATGCGAAAGGGGCAGAAAAAAAGATCGCCGCCCGCTTCATCGTCGATGGCAGCGGGTATGGAAGGGTCATTCCTAAGCTGTTTGGGCTTGATAAACCTTCCTCCCTATTGCCACGAAAAACCCTGTTCTCGCATATCAAGGATTTGAGGAGATCGATGGCCGATGAACCGAACCGCATCACCGCGGTGGTGCATCAACCCGGCACCTGGATTTGGATCATACCCTTTTCCACCGGGCTTACCTCGGTAGGATTTGTAGGCGAACCTTCGTTTTTTGAGCAATTTGACGGTAATCCCGATCAACGATTCCGCGCGATGTTGGAAAGTGAACCGCATACGAAGGAACGTTTCCGCGATATGGAATTTGCTTTCGAACCGAAGACATTGGAGGCTTGGAGCGCCAGCACGGAGAAGTTTTATGGAGAAGGCTTCGTGTTAACAGGTAATGTAACTGAATTTTTAGACCCGATTTTCTCTTCAGGCGTAACTTTAGCAACAGTTTCCAGTCAAACGGCTGCGCACCTTGTTATCAAGAAATTGAAAGGTGAAACCGTAGACTGGGAAAAGGAGTATATGGAACCTACCATGCAGGGAGTGAACGTATTCCGCTCTTACGTGATGGCTTGGTACGAGGGAACTTTAGACAAGATATTCTTTTCCAAGAACCCGAATCCTGCTATCAAGCAACAGATATGTTCCGTGTTGGCTGGGTATGTTTGGGATCAGTCCAATCCATTTGTAGCGCAACATGATACGGCTTTGAAGAGGCTGGCGAGAACGATTGAACTAACTGAAAAAATTAACGAAGAATAGTGTTGGAACACCCGATTGCATATATAAATCACGCGGTTAAAATCCGGCCTGCCCAGGTTTGGAAGGATGGAAGCATATTGTTTGATAAGCCGGATCAAACGGATTTTTTCAGGTATTTATATGATGCATGTTCCGGTCAGTACCCGAAGTTCCACAAGATGGATCCTTTGGCCAAGCTAGGTTGGTTAGGTTCGGAGATACTTTTACAGGGTATCGATTTTTCCCGTTACCAGCCGGAAGATATCGCTGTAATCCTCTCTAACAGGAGCTCCAGTCAACATACTGACGAGAAATATTACAAAACAATTGAAAATATCGCCAGCCCGGCTTTATTTGTTTATACATTACCCAATATCGTAATTGGTGAAATTAGCATCCGGCATAAGTTTAAAGGTGAAAATTCATTTTTTATATTTGATACCTTTGATACCGTGTCGATGCATGGTTATGTAAATGCATTATTTGCTAGCAACCAGGCGGAAGCTTGCCTATGCGGTTGGGTGGAATATTATGACGACCGGTACGAGGCCGTGTTGTATTGGCTGGAAAAAGATCCGCAGGGACTTGCTTTGCCCTTGGAGGAACAAGAACTCAAAAAATTGTATTTAAAATAGATATGGAAAAATTGATGGCAGATCTGAAAGTACAGATCATTCAGCAATTGAATTTGCAAGAAGTGAAACCGGAAGACATCGACAATGATATGTCTTTATTCAAAGACGGGCTAGGCCTGGATTCTATCGATGCCTTGGAGCTGATCGTGTTGTTGCAACAAAACTACAAGATCAAGATCGCCAACCCGGATGATGGACCCAAAATTTTTCAGTCCGTTCGTACGATGGCGACGTTCATTACCGAACATCAAACCGCGCAATAATGAAGGCCCCGACTTGGATTGCCGGAGGTGGCGTTATCTGCGGGATGGGCAATTCCCTGGCCACTTGCCTGGACGCATTCGAAATGATGCAACCGGGCATCGGCGCCATGAATTACCTGTCTTCGGCACATAAATCGCTTTTTCCCGTTGGCGAGGTGAAATGGAGCAATGAAGATTTGGCTGCTCGAACCGGTTGGCCCACAAGTTCCAGCCGCACGGCCATGCTAAGTTACATCGCCGCAAAAGAAGCCTGGGAAAGCGCCGGGCTCGGTGATCCAAAATCGTATAAAACGGGTTTTATCTCCGCCAATACAGTTGGCGGCATGGATAAAACGGAAGATTTCTTTAAAACATTTTTGAATAACCATGCAGCGGGAAGGTTAAGGGAAGTGGTGCAGCACGAATGTGGTGCCGTGACTGAATTAGTAGCTGATGCACTGGGTATTCACGAGCATATTTCAACGATCAGCACGGCTTGTTCATCAGCAGCAAATGCAATTATGTACGCGGCCCGCTTGATCGAAAACGGTTTCCTGGATGTTGCAATTGCCGGGGGAACAGATGCTTTGGCGCGTTTCACGGTCAATGGATTCAATACCCTGATGATATTGGACCAGGAACTTTGCCGTCCTTTCGATGATACCCGCAAAGGATTAAATTTAGGTGAGGGCGCGGGGTATGTTGTGCTGGTGAGTGACGCGATTGCAAGGAAACTATCATTGCAGCCCTGGTGCCGTTTGAGCGGGTTTGCCAATGCGAATGATGCTTATCATCAAACGGCATCATCGCCGGACGGAACGGGGAATTTTTTGGCAATGAAAGCAGCATTGCTAAGAGCTTCTTTGCAACCGGGAGATATTGCTTATATCAATTTACACGGAACGGGAACAGCTAATAATGATGCTAGTGAAGGCTTGGCAATCGAGCGTTTGTTCGGGGAACATGTTCCCCCCGCCAGTTCTACGAAATCGTTCACTGGGCATACTTTAGGAGCAAGCGGCGGCATTGAAGCCGTATTTTCTTCCATCGCGGTGAAAGAAGGGATATTATATCCCAATGCAAGGTTCCAACACCGGATGCACGAAATCTCTTTTCAGCCGGTGACTACCTTCTCCCGTAACAATACTATAAAACACGTATTGAGTAATTCTTTCGGATTCGGCGGAAATTGCTCAAGCTTAGTGTTTTCAGAGGTTTAAGCAGCAAGGAAATGGATAAAATATATATACACGGAAGTGGTTGTGTATCGCCCCAACATAGCACGGGACCCGGTTTCCTGGATGAACCCCTGTATTACAGCGCCAGCTCGCTAAAGGTGGTAGATGCAGATTACAAAAAGTGGATCGATCTAAAACTGATCCGCCGGATGAGCCGTGTCATCAAGATGGGGGTCGCTGCTGCACACCTGGCTTTGGAACAGGCAGAACATACTATGCCGGATGCCATTATCACGGGCTCCGCATACGGTTGCCTGGCAGATACGGGTGTGTTCCTAGATAAAATGGTGCAACAAGAAGAGCAAATGCTGACCCCGACAGCTTTTATCCAATCAACCCATAATACCGTGGCCGGCCAAATCGCTTTGATGCTGGCTTGTCACGGGTACAACAATACTTTCGTTCACCGCGGCTTCTCCTTTGAACAGGCCGTTTTAGATGCCTGGATGAATATCAATGAACAACCGGATCAAAGCATCTTGGTGGGCGGATTGGACGAAATCACAAATCATAGTCAAGAAATTCTTGCCAGGTTCGGTTTATATAAGAAAGAACCTGTAGATACTGCGGAACTATTACAAAGTAATACCCAGGGTACGATTAATGGCGAAGGCGCCGCGTTTTTCCTATTAAAGTCGGGCGCCGAAAACGCTTTGGCCCGCATCGATGGATTGGAATTATGTTATAAACCCGGCAATGTGAATAGCGTAAAATCATTTATCCAAGCTTTCCTCGATAAAAATGAGGTGCCTGTTGATGAAATCGATCTCGTAATTACTGGAAGAAATGGCGACAGCCGGGAGGTTGATTATTACAATTCGGTTGAGTCCATGTTACCGGGAGCAGGCCTGGCTTGCTATAAACACTTAACCGGGGAATACCCCACGGCAAATGCATTCGCATGTTGGATGGCCACTAATATATTACGGCAAGGGAATGTTCCGGCTGCGGCGGTTTACAAGACACCGGCTAAGCAGGAGATTCAAAAAATATTGATTTATAATCATCATCAAGGAACGCATCATACGGCAATGCTGATCAGCGCATGTTGAGTTTTAGGAATGTAAATATCACCATGATTGTTTTGCTGCTATTATTGGCGGCTATTGATATTTGGGTTGCCCCGCTTAGTTTTTGGTGGTACTTATTACCGGCATTCATTTATTTGAATATATTGTTTTACGGTTCCTATTTTATCCGGGCGGGCTTTTACTTCAAATCTTATTGTAAGGCGGATACCCCGGAGCTACAGATCGCGTTGACGTTCGATGATGGACCCATGGAATCGTTTACACCGCAGGTTTTGGCGATATTAAAAGAATACGGAATCCCTGCCACATTCTTTTGTATCGGGAAACGGATTCAGGGGAGAGAGCAGTTATTGCAAGAGTTACACAGGGCAGGGCATACAATCGGCAATCATTCTTATTCGCACCACGCATTGTTCGATTTATTTTCTGCTGGCAAGATGCAGCGAGAATTGGAGGAAACTGGGGATTTGATTAAAGAACAGGTCGGGAAGCGCCCCTTGTTATTTCGTCCGCCGTACGGGGTTACGAATCCGAATTTAAAGAAGGCGATCCGGAAAGCAGGGTACCAGTCTATCGGCTGGAGTGTAAGGTCTTATGATACAATAGCCAAGGATGCGGATCAATTGCTGGAGAAGGTCAGTAAAAAGGTGCAACCCGGCGATATTTTTTTATTTCATGATACGATGGAAGTGACGGTACAATTGTTGCCGATGTTTATAAAAAGGATGAAGGAGAAAGGTTTTTCCTTTGTCAGTGTAGATCAATTATTAAAAATACCGGCCTATGCGTAAAATAATTTTGATGTTGATGTTGGGGTTGTTGGGTGGACTTACCGTTCAGGCTCAACAATATAAAGAGTTGGCAAACCCGGCAGCATTCAGGGAAACTTTCAGCAAGGCTGCCCAACAAATTAAAACGATACAGAGCGATTTCGTGCAGGAGAAAGAATTGTCCATGCTGGCCGATAAGATCACCAGTAAAGGCAAATTCTGGTTCAAACAAGCCGATAAGGTAAAGATGGAATACCTGCAACCTACTTATTACCTGGTAATTATCAATGGTAAAAATATCAAGATCAAGGATAGCAAGCAGGTGAGTAAAGTATCTACTTCGCAAAGTAAAATTTTTCAAAAGATCAGTAAGATCACAGCGGATTGCGTGCAGGGAAATATCTTGAACAGCAGTTCATTCACTTCGAAAGTGCAAGAAAATAACCTGTTCTATAAAGTAGTGCTCACTCCGAAAGATAAAGATATTGCTACTTATTTCTCCAATATCGAATTATTGGTTGATAAAAAGGATTACAGCGTGTCAAAGATCGTGATGCAAGATACTTCAGGCGATCATACCACGATGACCTTCATTCATAAATCTTTGAACGTCCCGCTTGCTGATGAGGTATTTTCGGTTAATTAGCGTCTTTTTAATATTGGCTTGCATTTCCTGCGGCTCGCCCTACCGTTCACTACAAAAAGTCGAGGGAACTGGAAATGTGGCTTGCCTGGATCAATTCAGGCCAAGTATAAAAGATAAAGTTCTATACAACACCAGCGTTGACGTGCTGAATCATCATTTCAGCGGTTTACTGTTGTTCAAGAAGATGGAGAACGAAGATATCCGTATCGTTTTTACAAACGAGATGGGTTTTAAATTCTTCGACTTTGCATTTGATAAAGAAGGGAGATTTACCAAGTATTTCGTAACTCCCAAGATGGATAAAAAGGCCGTCGTGAAAACTTTACAGAAAGATTTCAGCATGATATTGATGTTGCAAGCAAAAGGGGACATCAAACAATTTAAAAATGGGGATGAATTGATCTCCTCGGTAAACTGGACAAAAGGGAAATTTTATTATATCACGGACAGCAATTGCACGGAACTGAAGAGAATTGAAAATGTTGGTAAAGGTAAACCGGTTGTAGTCATCACGATGAAAGATTACCAGGACCAGTTACCGGGTACCATCGTTATCGACCATAAAAAATTCAAATTCAATATTTCATCGCAACGAATCATAGAAAATGTTAGCAAATAATTTTTATACGGTGCAATCTTCCGACCAGGTGTCGGAAACGCAAATCCAGTACAAGATTCATATCAATGGCGCCCACCCGATATTTGAAGGTCACTTCCCGGAACAACCGGTCGTGCCGGGCGTATGCATGATGCAAACGATCACGGAACTGGCGGGGCAATCTGTTCAACAAGAACTGATCTTGCAAAAAGCGAACACGATGAAGTTCGTTAATATGATCGATCCGCGGCAGCAGGCTGATGTTATCGTCGATTTGCAATGGAGCCAGTTGGAAGATCAACTGCTGAAGGTGAACGCTACCATTAAATCCGACACAATTACATTCATGAAACTACAAGGTGTTTTTGCAAGGAAATAAATGCCTTCGCAATATTTTATGCAGACATTCGAAACATATCATCCAAAGTTCACAGCTTTGAAAACTTGTGTGCTGATTCCTACTTATAACAATGCGGGAACATTAGCCCAAGTAGTTGAAGATGTTTTATGCTATACCCAACATGTAATCGTGGTAAATGATGGCGCCACGGATGAGACCGCTACTATTTTAACTGCTTTCCCGCAGGTAAAAGTCATCAGCTACCAACCGAATAAAGGTAAAGGCTGGGCTTTGCGAACAGGCTTCAAAGCAGCAGTAGAGCTTGGTTACGACTACGCCATTACGATCGATGCCGATGGGCAGCATTTTGCCAGCGATCTTCCTATCATGTTACAACAAGTGGAAGAACAACCGGGTACCCTGGTAATCGGTGCGCGGAACTTACAGGAGGAGAACATGCCGGGTAAAAATACATTTGCCAATAAGTTTTCCAATTTCTGGTTTTATGTTGAAACAGGGAAAAAGGCTGCCGATACACAAAGCGGCTACCGCTTGTACCCGCTTTACCGGATGAAGAAGATCGGTTTTTGGTGCCGCAAATACGAATTTGAAGTGGAAGTCTTGGTCCGTTCTTCCTGGAGGGGTATTCCCATCGCCTGGGTTCCCGTGAAGGTATATTATCCACCCGCGGAAGAGCGGGTGTCGCATTTCAGGCCGTTCCGCGATTTTTCCCGGATCAGCGTATTAAATACGGTCTTAGTGACGATCGCATTTTTGTACATCAAGCCCCGGGATTTTTTTCGATACATAGCGAAAGCAGAAAACAGGAAAGCGCTCTTTCGTGAGCATTTGTGGAATTCTAATGAATCTAATTCGAAGAAAGCCTTGGCCATCGGCCTGGGCATTTTCATGGGCATCGTGCCCATCTGGGGTTTTCAAATGATGGCAGCTTTCGCCTTGGCAACCCTGTTCAAATTGAATAAGGCCCTGGTGATCT includes the following:
- a CDS encoding outer membrane lipoprotein carrier protein LolA codes for the protein MRKIILMLMLGLLGGLTVQAQQYKELANPAAFRETFSKAAQQIKTIQSDFVQEKELSMLADKITSKGKFWFKQADKVKMEYLQPTYYLVIINGKNIKIKDSKQVSKVSTSQSKIFQKISKITADCVQGNILNSSSFTSKVQENNLFYKVVLTPKDKDIATYFSNIELLVDKKDYSVSKIVMQDTSGDHTTMTFIHKSLNVPLADEVFSVN
- a CDS encoding hotdog family protein, with amino-acid sequence MLANNFYTVQSSDQVSETQIQYKIHINGAHPIFEGHFPEQPVVPGVCMMQTITELAGQSVQQELILQKANTMKFVNMIDPRQQADVIVDLQWSQLEDQLLKVNATIKSDTITFMKLQGVFARK
- a CDS encoding DUF2062 domain-containing protein, whose protein sequence is MQTFETYHPKFTALKTCVLIPTYNNAGTLAQVVEDVLCYTQHVIVVNDGATDETATILTAFPQVKVISYQPNKGKGWALRTGFKAAVELGYDYAITIDADGQHFASDLPIMLQQVEEQPGTLVIGARNLQEENMPGKNTFANKFSNFWFYVETGKKAADTQSGYRLYPLYRMKKIGFWCRKYEFEVEVLVRSSWRGIPIAWVPVKVYYPPAEERVSHFRPFRDFSRISVLNTVLVTIAFLYIKPRDFFRYIAKAENRKALFREHLWNSNESNSKKALAIGLGIFMGIVPIWGFQMMAAFALATLFKLNKALVILAANISIPPMVPLIIYGSFLAGKIWVKEDLTGQVFSRSFSWEAVKQGGLQYISGAFTLAFIAGILAWLITYLLLVMVRRKPTTHRHFQNGSSR